A region from the Anaerolineae bacterium genome encodes:
- a CDS encoding biotin--[acetyl-CoA-carboxylase] ligase, translating into MKTSLGHRVYYFRTVTSTQDEAKRLAEAGAPEGTVVLAEEQTAGRGRLGRTWISPVGSSILMSVIFRPPLLPQQAHRLTMIASLSIAEAIESLTPLKVKIKWPNDILIAGKKAGGILTEIRALEDRILYAIVGVGLNVNVKISDSPLSPLAPYATSLSDELGYELPRFTLLQEILLRLEENYRELRKGRDFRGDWLARLYPLGQEISVITPTGILEGVAIDINEDGALLLATPEGEVKTVWAGDVTIKKEVKHEEKDNP; encoded by the coding sequence ATGAAAACTTCGCTGGGTCATAGGGTTTACTATTTTCGCACGGTAACTTCCACCCAGGACGAAGCTAAGAGGCTTGCCGAGGCTGGCGCCCCTGAAGGAACCGTTGTCCTGGCGGAAGAACAGACTGCTGGCAGAGGGAGATTGGGAAGAACCTGGATTTCCCCAGTAGGTTCTTCTATTCTTATGTCTGTAATCTTCAGGCCGCCCCTTCTCCCCCAACAAGCTCATCGCCTTACAATGATTGCTTCCCTATCTATAGCCGAAGCCATTGAGAGCTTAACACCCCTTAAAGTCAAGATAAAATGGCCCAACGATATACTTATCGCGGGGAAGAAGGCTGGAGGGATTCTTACGGAAATCCGGGCGCTGGAGGACCGTATCCTCTATGCGATAGTGGGCGTTGGTTTGAATGTGAATGTTAAAATTTCAGATTCGCCTCTTTCCCCCTTGGCACCCTATGCCACCAGCCTATCGGATGAACTGGGGTATGAATTACCTCGCTTCACCCTCCTTCAAGAAATCCTGCTTCGCTTGGAAGAGAATTACAGGGAATTAAGAAAAGGGCGAGACTTTCGGGGGGATTGGCTGGCAAGGCTTTACCCTCTGGGCCAGGAAATTTCAGTAATCACCCCTACCGGCATCTTAGAAGGGGTAGCTATTGACATAAACGAAGATGGAGCATTGCTGCTGGCTACACCCGAAGGGGAAGTAAAAACGGTATGGGCTGGAGATGTAACCATCAAGAAGGAGGTGAAACATGAAGAAAAAGACAATCCGTGA
- a CDS encoding phosphoglycerate kinase: MKKKTIRDIDVQGKRVLVRVDYNVPISEGRITDDRRIRATVPTIQYLLDHGAAVILMSHLGRPKKPSPEFRLDPVAQRLSEILGIPVKKLDDCVGPEVEKAVKEMKPGEVILLENLRFHPEEEANDPEFARKLAALADIYVNDAFATAHRAHASTEGVAHYLPAVAGFLMEREILFLGLLLSNPERPFVAILGGAKISDKIGVIQNLLPKVDLLLIGGGMANTFFKASGYAVGDSLVEDEALEIAREILQKGGDKVLLPVDVVIADRLAPDASVKIVKPWEVPAGWRILDIGPETVELFKEKLRQARTIFWNGPLGVFEVEPFSRGTFAIAHTLAGLEGVTTVVGGGDSAAAVEAAGVAEKITHVSTGGGASLEFLEGKELPGVVILANP; encoded by the coding sequence ATGAAGAAAAAGACAATCCGTGACATAGACGTTCAGGGAAAAAGGGTTCTGGTCAGGGTTGACTACAACGTCCCTATCTCCGAAGGGCGCATAACCGATGACCGGCGCATAAGAGCCACTGTACCTACGATCCAGTATCTCCTGGACCATGGAGCTGCCGTCATTTTAATGTCCCATTTGGGCCGCCCGAAGAAGCCATCTCCGGAGTTCAGGTTGGACCCGGTAGCTCAGAGGCTTTCGGAAATCCTGGGGATTCCGGTCAAAAAACTGGACGACTGCGTCGGACCTGAGGTGGAGAAGGCGGTAAAAGAAATGAAACCAGGGGAGGTGATACTGCTAGAGAACTTGCGCTTCCATCCTGAAGAAGAAGCCAATGATCCTGAATTTGCCCGCAAACTTGCCGCTTTAGCTGACATTTATGTTAATGACGCCTTCGCCACCGCTCACAGGGCCCACGCTTCCACCGAGGGGGTTGCTCATTATCTGCCAGCTGTAGCCGGCTTCTTGATGGAAAGGGAGATTCTCTTCCTGGGCCTTTTGCTTTCCAACCCGGAAAGGCCTTTTGTAGCCATTCTGGGTGGAGCCAAAATATCCGACAAAATCGGGGTAATACAGAACCTTCTTCCAAAAGTGGACCTGCTCCTCATCGGAGGAGGGATGGCTAATACCTTCTTCAAAGCTTCAGGCTACGCTGTTGGCGATTCCCTCGTGGAAGATGAGGCTTTGGAGATAGCCCGCGAAATCCTCCAAAAGGGAGGGGATAAAGTTCTCTTGCCTGTAGACGTGGTGATAGCTGACCGTCTGGCACCCGATGCTTCTGTTAAGATTGTGAAACCCTGGGAAGTGCCTGCAGGATGGCGTATTCTGGACATAGGCCCCGAGACGGTTGAGCTCTTCAAAGAAAAACTTCGCCAGGCCCGGACAATTTTCTGGAATGGACCTCTGGGGGTTTTTGAGGTAGAACCCTTCTCCAGGGGAACTTTTGCTATTGCCCACACCCTGGCAGGACTGGAAGGCGTCACCACAGTAGTGGGTGGGGGCGATTCAGCCGCCGCTGTAGAAGCAGCTGGTGTTGCTGAAAAGATAACTCACGTTTCTACAGGCGGGGGAGCAAGTCTTGAATTCCTGGAGGGCAAGGAGCTTCCAGGGGTAGTAATCCTTGCCAATCCTTAA
- a CDS encoding DUF4013 domain-containing protein, with the protein MLETLKTFIRFPFKGPEWPSRFLIGSALVLGSFVVPIIPSIFVLGYVIRIMKKVIQGEDPSLPAWDNFNELIANGVKGFIVSLIYLLPGFIFIVGGYILYFLSLFVSSSPSEGGTFAPLVGLFLLMAGLLLGIVLLTLGSIPLPAAIANLAARGNIGAAFEVSEWWALIKANPWGYLGAWAISVGIGYIGYWISFLPYYTIVLCCFVPLLLAPVIFYVLVVAGAVFGQFYRESSFSIKEME; encoded by the coding sequence ATGCTTGAAACCCTAAAAACTTTCATTCGTTTTCCTTTCAAGGGTCCTGAATGGCCAAGCCGCTTTCTAATCGGTTCAGCCCTGGTGCTGGGAAGTTTTGTAGTTCCCATAATCCCCAGCATTTTCGTGCTCGGCTACGTGATAAGAATAATGAAAAAGGTGATCCAGGGGGAGGACCCCTCATTACCAGCCTGGGATAACTTTAACGAACTTATTGCCAATGGGGTTAAGGGTTTCATTGTCAGCCTCATTTACCTCTTACCAGGCTTCATATTTATCGTGGGGGGTTACATCCTTTATTTTCTGTCCCTTTTTGTTTCTTCCAGCCCCTCTGAAGGGGGGACTTTTGCCCCTTTGGTAGGATTGTTTTTATTAATGGCTGGCCTGCTTTTGGGCATTGTCCTATTGACTCTCGGTTCAATTCCACTTCCTGCAGCTATAGCTAATCTGGCCGCCAGGGGCAACATAGGCGCAGCTTTTGAAGTATCCGAGTGGTGGGCTCTCATAAAGGCCAATCCTTGGGGTTACCTGGGAGCGTGGGCAATATCTGTAGGCATAGGTTACATAGGTTACTGGATTTCCTTTTTGCCCTATTATACCATTGTTTTGTGCTGCTTTGTGCCCTTGCTCTTGGCTCCAGTTATCTTCTACGTTCTAGTGGTGGCGGGGGCTGTATTTGGCCAATTTTATCGGGAAAGCAGTTTTTCTATAAAGGAGATGGAATAA
- a CDS encoding VTT domain-containing protein, producing MEKPKKNPFLSILAILLAILITVTILSFREKIQRFGAYGYGGVFVISFMGNATVLFPAPSLAVVFAMGGVLSPIIVGLVAGIGEALGELSGYLAGLGGRAIIEDYKTYERVKGWMKRFGFWLIFALSLIPNPIFDLAGITAGASGFPVLRFLLACWMGKTIKTTAVAFAGFYSISFIEKLLSR from the coding sequence ATGGAAAAACCGAAGAAGAACCCTTTCCTCTCAATCCTGGCCATACTTTTAGCCATCCTTATAACAGTTACGATATTGAGTTTTCGGGAGAAAATTCAAAGGTTCGGAGCCTACGGCTACGGGGGAGTGTTTGTGATAAGCTTTATGGGAAATGCCACCGTGCTCTTCCCGGCCCCGAGCCTGGCTGTGGTCTTTGCTATGGGGGGAGTCCTCAGCCCCATAATAGTTGGCCTTGTGGCAGGGATTGGAGAAGCTCTGGGAGAATTAAGCGGATACTTGGCCGGACTCGGCGGAAGGGCCATCATTGAAGATTACAAGACCTATGAAAGAGTAAAGGGCTGGATGAAGAGATTTGGTTTCTGGCTCATATTCGCCCTCTCTCTAATCCCTAACCCTATCTTTGATCTGGCCGGGATAACGGCTGGGGCTTCCGGTTTCCCCGTTCTACGCTTCCTCCTCGCCTGCTGGATGGGTAAAACCATTAAAACCACCGCGGTAGCTTTTGCCGGTTTTTATTCCATCTCCTTTATAGAAAAACTGCTTTCCCGATAA